From a region of the Chrysemys picta bellii isolate R12L10 chromosome 7, ASM1138683v2, whole genome shotgun sequence genome:
- the CHCHD4 gene encoding mitochondrial intermembrane space import and assembly protein 40: protein MSYCREEGKDRIIFVTKEDHETPSSAELVADDPNDPYEDQGLILPNGDINWNCPCLGGMASGPCGEQFKSAFSCFHYSTEEIKGSDCVDQFRAMQECMQKYPDLYPQEDDEERENQSKDLETTPAEAAVAKEEKGSS from the exons ATGTCCTACTGCAGGGAAGAAG GAAAAGACAGAATTATATTCGTGACCAAAGAGGACCATGAGACGCCAAGCAGTGCAGAACTGGTAGCAGATGACCCCAATGACCCTTATGAAGACCAAG GATTGATATTGCCTAATGGAGATATCAATTGGAATTGCCCGTGCCTTGGTGGAATGGCTAGTGGTCCCTGTGGGGAACAATTCAAATCGGCCTTTTCCTGTTTCCACTATAGCACAGAAGAAATAAAGGGATCGGACTGTGTGGACCAGTTCCGTGCCATGCAGGAGTGCATGCAGAAGTATCCAGACCTTTACCCTCAAGAAGACgatgaagagagagaaaatcagaGCAAAGATTTGGAAACTACTCCTGCAGAGGCTGCGGTAGCCAAAGAGGAGAAGGGATCTAGCTAA